From a single Rutidosis leptorrhynchoides isolate AG116_Rl617_1_P2 chromosome 5, CSIRO_AGI_Rlap_v1, whole genome shotgun sequence genomic region:
- the LOC139850380 gene encoding myb family transcription factor PHL11-like: MDRRYTGGGSGGCYEFEGGGVVMTRDPKPRLRWTADLHERFVDAVTKLGGPDKATPKSVLRLMGLKGLTLYHLKSHLQKYRLGQQSKKQNNGDPNNENSGDSYEPYNMHSTGTSSNSMRVNHEPGDIPIADALLCQIEAQKRLQEHFEVQKKLQMRIETQGKYLQGILENAQKSLSLDMNSSGNLEATRNELTNFNLALSDLMENLNGEQREDNVHKFSLDGKKEIKNMMENIKIKTEGGGGGGGGGSISFDLNTGGNYDFIGTNQDLLALGFTRQN; this comes from the exons ATGGATCGACGGTACACCGGTGGCGGTAGTGGTGGTTGTTATGAGTTTGAGGGTGGTGGGGTGGTGATGACAAGAGACCCAAAACCAAGGCTAAGATGGACTGCTGATCTTCATGAAAGATTTGTTGATGCTGTTACTAAACTTGGTGGCCCTGACA AGGCCACCCCGAAATCAGTTTTGCGATTGATGGGCTTAAAGGGGTTGACATTATACCATCTGAAGAGCCATTTACAG AAGTATAGACTCGGACAGCAGTCGAAGAAGCAAAACAATGGTGATCCCAACAACGAAAACAGTG GTGATTCGTATGAACCCTACAATATGCATTCGACTGGCACGAGCTCTAATTCCATGAGAGTAAACCATGAACCAGG AGATATCCCTATTGCAGATGCTTTGCTGTGCCAAATTGAAGCACAAAAGAGATTACAAGAGCACTTTGAG GTACAAAAGAAACTACAAATGAGAATAGAAACACAAGGGAAATACTTGCAAGGAATATTAGAGAATGCTCAAAAAAGCCTTTCGCTCGACATGAACTCATCTGGCAACCTTGAAGCAACAAGAAATGAGCTAACCAACTTTAACTTGGCACTCTCGGATCTTATGGAAAACCTAAATGGCGAACAAAGGGAAGACAATGTTCACAAATTTAGCCTCGATGGTAAGAAGGAAATTAAAAACATGATGGAAAATATAAAGATCAAAACAGAAGGTGGTGGCGGCGGTGGCGGTGGTGGTTCCATCAGTTTTGATTTGAACACGGGAGGTAACTACGACTTTATTGGGACGAATCAAGATTTACTTGCACTCGGGTTTACTAGACAGAACTAG
- the LOC139846700 gene encoding cyclin-T1-3-like: protein MTALLSGDPMHFSMNEGGPYRHSDDKVEENGGRWYFSRKEIEENSPSRPDGIDLKKETYLRKSYCTFLQDLGMRLKVPQVTIATAIIFCHRFFLRQSHAKNDRRTVATVCMFLAGKVEETPRPLKDVILVSYEINNKKDPDAIQRIKQKEVYEQQKELILLGERVVLATLGFDFNVHHPYKPLVEAIKKFKVAQNALAQVAWNFVNDGLRTSLCLQFKPHHIAAGAIFLAAKFLKVKLPSDGEKVWWQEFDVTPRQLEVVSNQMLELYEQNRAAPSQASEVVDGSTGGGAAPKVVPTKPLSIGEDGTNNSGPPRSYSDNHSGPPRVSQNKGNDRGSADTKADTEIGESQQRYGPEDGNGSEGHVGPGEVKEKYVTSRNLDYKGQSPQDAIKKIDKDKVKAALEKRKKARGGGDVTRRTDFMDDDDLIERELEDGIELAAESEKTKQDRKHNWSKPSLNLVNDDDDVEYRQYHTSTKGQSSQSQDLGPTEEGEVGYRSPKSSDRKRKGGGTPPEKRRRN from the exons ATGACTGCTTTGTTGTCCGGTGATCCTATGCATTTTAGCATGAATGAAGGTGGTCCATATAGGCATTCTGACGATAAGGTGGAAGAAAACGGGGGCCGCTGGTATTTTTCTCGGAAAGAAATTGAAGAAAACTCCCCATCGAGACCAGATGGAATTGATTTGAAAAAGGAGACTTATTTACGTAAATCATATTGCACATTCTTGCAAGACTTGGGAATGAGGCTGAAAGT GCCCCAGGTAACCATTGCAACGGCTATAATATTTTGCCACCGTTTCTTCCTTCGTCAATCACATGCAAAGAATGATAGGAGG ACGGTTGCAACTGTCTGCATGTTTCTTGCAGGCAAGGTTGAAGAAACTCCCCGTCCATTGAAGGATGTTATCCTTGTTTCTTACGAAATCAATAACAAAAAGGATCCCGATGCAATACAAAGAATCAAACAGAAG GAAGTGTATGAACAACAAAAGGAATTAATTCTACTCGGAGAACGAGTAGTTCTTGCAACTCTTGGTTTTGATTTCAACGTGCATCATCCTTATAAACCGCTAGTAGAGGCAATAAAGAAGTTCAAGGTTGCCCAAAATGCCCTTGCTCAAGTTGCATGGAATTTTGTCAATGATGG GCTTCGGACTTCGCTCTGCTTGCAATTTAAACCCCATCATATTGCCGCCGGGGCCATTTTTCTTGCCGCTAAGTTCCTCAAGGTTAAGCTCCCTTCAGACGGTGAAAAAGTTTGGTGGCAGGAGTTTGATGTCACCCCGCGCCAATTGGAGG TGGTCAGTAACCAGATGCTAGAACTGTATGAACAAAATAGAGCGGCACCTTCTCAAGCTAGTGAAGTCGTTGATGGTAGTACTGGTGGTGGGGCCGCTCCGAAGGTGGTCCCTACAAAACCTCTTTCAATCGGCGAAGACGGTACAAACAACAGTGGCCCACCAAGGTCGTATTCGGATAATCATAGTGGCCCACCAAGAGTGTCCCAAAACAAAGGTAATGATCGTGGTAGCGCAGACACCAAAGCTGACACTGAAATCGGTGAAAGTCAACAGCGTTATGGACCAGAAGATGGTAATGGTTCTGAAGGACACGTGGGCCCAGGAGAAGTAAAAGAGAAATACGTTACTTCTCGGAATCTGGATTACAAAGGACAGTCACCTCAAGATGCTATAAAAAAGATCGATAAAGATAAGGTTAAAGCGGCTCTCGAGAAACGAAAGAAGGCAcgtggtggtggtgatgtaactCGACGAACAGATTTTATGGATGATGACGATTTAATCGAACGAGAGTTGGAAGATGGTATAGAGTTGGCTGCTGAATCAGAGAAAACCAAGCAAGATAGAAAACATAATTGGTCTAAGCCGTCGTTAAATCTggttaacgatgatgatgatgttgaatatCGTCAATATCATACTTCAACAAAAGGACAGTCATCACAGAGTCAAGATTTGGGCCCCACGGAAGAAGGGGAGGTAGGATATAGGTCACCCAAGTCTAGTGACCGGAAAAGGAAAGGTGGTGGGACCCCACCTGAAAAACGGAGGAGAAACTAG